A window of Kribbella amoyensis contains these coding sequences:
- a CDS encoding maleylpyruvate isomerase family mycothiol-dependent enzyme, with translation MDTETIWHHIDAERASLADLLSGLTIEQWDTPSVCPGWRVRDVAAHVISSPQARVWPVVRGLARARGDFNRMVYEEARRAGSQYAPAEIVAQYREYAGSRRHPPGTTTADPLLDVLIHTQDIARPLGIRRDVPVNAAMVAAERIWTKAFPFKARKRLAGVRLVATDCAWSVGEGAEVRGVMGDLLLVLSGRTVSVPELTGRGVDRLS, from the coding sequence GTGGACACGGAGACGATCTGGCACCACATCGACGCCGAACGAGCGAGCCTGGCCGACCTGCTGTCCGGCCTGACGATCGAGCAGTGGGACACGCCGTCGGTCTGCCCGGGCTGGCGAGTCCGCGACGTCGCCGCCCACGTCATCTCCTCCCCACAAGCACGCGTCTGGCCGGTTGTGCGAGGACTGGCTCGGGCGCGCGGTGACTTCAACCGAATGGTGTACGAGGAGGCGCGGCGCGCGGGTTCCCAGTACGCGCCGGCCGAGATCGTCGCCCAGTACCGCGAGTACGCCGGGTCGCGGCGTCATCCGCCGGGGACGACGACCGCCGATCCGTTACTGGACGTGCTGATTCACACGCAGGACATCGCGCGCCCGTTGGGGATTCGGCGAGACGTGCCCGTGAATGCGGCGATGGTCGCGGCAGAGCGGATCTGGACGAAGGCGTTCCCGTTCAAAGCGCGGAAGCGGCTGGCCGGGGTACGGCTGGTCGCGACCGACTGCGCGTGGAGCGTGGGCGAGGGCGCCGAGGTCCGCGGGGTGATGGGCGACCTGCTGTTGGTGTTGAGCGGGCGCACCGTGTCGGTGCCGGAGCTGACCGGTCGGGGCGTGGACCGGCTCAGCTGA
- a CDS encoding TetR/AcrR family transcriptional regulator, which produces MTSLRERRKTETRQTVQRHALRLFEDRGYDETTVNDVAQAAGVSAMTVYRHFPTKEDLVLWDEYSSLTATVLAELPPEEHLARRIGHALIQTATTAIGASPSRRQLLLTQLRLMISVPALRARHLDNQYAAQDAIVRAVCGEEPDPDQEFHTRAISGACLGVTHIALVRWAKEDGKPDLAALLREALAATFPAEFS; this is translated from the coding sequence ATGACGAGCTTGCGGGAACGCCGGAAGACCGAGACCCGGCAGACGGTGCAACGGCACGCCCTGCGTTTGTTCGAGGACCGTGGCTACGACGAGACCACCGTGAACGACGTCGCGCAGGCGGCCGGCGTCTCCGCAATGACGGTCTACCGGCACTTCCCGACCAAGGAAGACCTCGTGCTCTGGGACGAGTACAGCTCCCTCACCGCCACGGTTCTCGCCGAGCTTCCACCCGAGGAACACCTGGCCCGACGGATCGGCCACGCCCTGATCCAGACCGCGACGACGGCGATCGGCGCGTCGCCGAGTCGGCGGCAGCTCCTGCTCACCCAACTCCGGTTGATGATCTCGGTCCCCGCGCTCCGCGCCCGCCACCTCGACAACCAGTACGCCGCCCAGGACGCGATCGTCCGCGCAGTCTGCGGCGAGGAGCCGGATCCGGACCAGGAGTTCCACACCCGCGCGATCTCGGGAGCCTGCCTCGGCGTGACCCACATCGCCCTGGTTCGCTGGGCCAAGGAAGACGGCAAGCCCGACCTCGCCGCGTTGCTTCGCGAAGCGCTCGCCGCCACGTTCCCGGCGGAATTCAGCTGA
- a CDS encoding SDR family oxidoreductase, translated as MLRLDGRTGLVTGASRGIGRAIAERLAADGAFVAVHYGGSADGARETVARIEAAGGAAVAIQADLGVNGEVDRLFAELEAGLGGRALDIVVNNAAAAPAGPITGDTPEQFDRLFAVNVRAPYFVIQRALPLLSDHGRIITLSTVATRIANPAQTSFAMTKGAVEVMSRTLAHELGPRGITVNVVSPGATKTADNAEVFTGIEDYLAGFTALGRLGSAADVADAVAFLASDDARWITAQTLEASGGVLLGAPLG; from the coding sequence ATGCTGCGACTGGATGGGCGGACCGGCTTGGTGACCGGGGCGTCGCGGGGGATCGGCCGGGCGATCGCCGAGCGGCTGGCCGCGGACGGGGCGTTCGTGGCCGTGCACTACGGGGGAAGCGCGGACGGTGCTCGGGAGACGGTGGCCCGGATCGAGGCCGCGGGTGGGGCCGCGGTCGCGATCCAGGCGGACCTCGGGGTGAACGGTGAGGTGGATCGGTTGTTCGCCGAGTTGGAGGCGGGGCTCGGTGGGCGGGCGCTCGACATCGTGGTGAACAACGCGGCCGCCGCACCGGCCGGACCGATCACGGGGGATACGCCGGAGCAGTTCGACCGGTTGTTCGCGGTGAACGTCCGGGCGCCGTACTTCGTGATCCAGCGGGCGTTGCCGTTGTTGTCGGACCACGGCCGGATCATCACGCTGTCCACGGTCGCGACCCGGATCGCGAACCCGGCGCAGACGTCGTTCGCGATGACGAAGGGCGCGGTCGAGGTGATGAGCCGCACCCTCGCCCACGAACTCGGTCCGCGCGGTATCACCGTCAACGTGGTGTCGCCCGGCGCGACGAAGACGGCCGACAACGCCGAGGTGTTCACCGGGATCGAGGACTACCTGGCCGGCTTCACCGCACTCGGCCGGCTCGGGTCCGCCGCCGACGTCGCCGATGCGGTCGCGTTCCTGGCGTCCGACGACGCCCGCTGGATCACGGCCCAGACCCTCGAAGCCAGCGGCGGCGTTCTGCTCGGGGCTCCTCTCGGATAG
- a CDS encoding response regulator transcription factor, translating into MRLILADDTVLLREGMVRLMEEEGHEVIASVGDGQTLIAAVTRFADAGEPPDVVVVDVRMPPTHTDEGLRAALTIRERWPDIGVLVLSQYVEKAYATELITSGQEGFGYLLKDRVMRVEEFVEALDRIGAGGVAFDPDVVRQLLARTTHTDPLSKLTPREREVLALMAEGHTNQGIAGKLFISQSAVEKNVNALLDKLGIAPEPGYSRRSLAIATYLTN; encoded by the coding sequence GTGCGTCTGATCCTGGCCGATGACACCGTCCTGCTCCGCGAGGGCATGGTCCGCCTGATGGAGGAGGAGGGCCACGAGGTGATCGCATCCGTCGGTGACGGCCAGACCCTGATCGCCGCGGTCACCAGGTTCGCCGACGCCGGTGAGCCACCCGACGTGGTGGTCGTCGACGTCCGGATGCCGCCGACCCATACCGACGAGGGGCTCCGCGCCGCGTTGACGATCCGCGAGCGCTGGCCCGACATCGGCGTCCTCGTTCTCTCGCAGTACGTCGAGAAGGCTTACGCGACCGAGCTGATCACCTCCGGCCAGGAGGGCTTCGGCTACCTGCTCAAGGACCGGGTGATGCGCGTCGAGGAGTTCGTGGAGGCACTCGACCGGATCGGGGCCGGTGGTGTCGCGTTCGACCCCGATGTGGTCCGCCAGCTCCTCGCCCGCACCACCCACACCGATCCGCTCAGCAAGCTCACTCCCCGCGAGCGCGAGGTCCTCGCCCTGATGGCGGAGGGCCACACCAACCAGGGCATCGCCGGCAAACTCTTCATCTCCCAGAGCGCCGTCGAGAAGAACGTCAACGCCCTGCTCGACAAACTCGGCATCGCCCCCGAGCCGGGTTACAGCCGCCGCAGCCTCGCCATCGCCACTTACCTCACCAACTGA
- a CDS encoding sensor histidine kinase encodes MRNHDGLLRRSATTLTGVLLGSLLAWLEFAFLLVGSLGLIPIVAAPRSRERVVRFAHRCARQLAVLEQRRLHRFHRVDDLGPYSDRQAFQYVSRRWPIGALGGLVLLVLTFGLLVAASMISAWIAGGTWSLIEEDGGQVTTATVVVIALPGLLLLYLNVMGIVGVADLDAAIARRYLAPSAEDVLARRVSELTLSRAEVVQVVNDERRRIERDLHDGVQQRLVALGLLLSRARRAKDPVLAADLVRQAHEASERAVADLRDVAWRVYPTVLDHLGLRDVIADVAERSSIPVNLRYDLTERPPTSVETVAYFVIAEAVTNAAKHSGAHTIEIEVGRSSPDGDRILVVVTDDGRGGADPGGRGLGGLAGRVAAVDGTFQVQSPPGGPTVVRVELPCV; translated from the coding sequence ATGCGGAACCACGACGGCCTGCTCCGGCGCAGCGCGACGACCCTGACGGGCGTCCTGCTGGGCTCGCTGCTGGCCTGGCTGGAGTTCGCCTTCCTGCTCGTCGGCAGCCTCGGGCTGATCCCGATCGTGGCCGCCCCGCGGTCGCGCGAACGCGTCGTCCGGTTCGCGCACCGTTGCGCACGGCAACTCGCCGTCCTGGAGCAGCGCCGGCTCCACCGGTTCCACCGCGTCGACGACCTCGGGCCGTACTCGGACCGCCAGGCGTTCCAGTACGTGTCCCGCCGCTGGCCGATCGGCGCGCTCGGCGGGCTGGTGCTGCTGGTGCTGACATTCGGGCTGCTGGTCGCCGCCTCGATGATCAGCGCCTGGATCGCCGGCGGCACCTGGAGCCTCATCGAGGAGGACGGCGGGCAGGTGACGACCGCGACGGTGGTGGTGATCGCGCTCCCAGGCCTGCTCCTGCTGTATCTGAACGTGATGGGCATCGTCGGCGTCGCCGATCTCGACGCGGCCATCGCCCGGCGGTACCTTGCGCCGTCCGCCGAGGACGTGCTCGCGCGCCGCGTCTCCGAGCTCACCCTCAGCCGGGCCGAGGTCGTGCAGGTGGTCAACGACGAGCGCCGCCGGATCGAGCGCGACCTGCACGACGGTGTCCAGCAACGCCTGGTCGCGCTCGGCCTGCTGCTCAGCCGGGCCCGGCGGGCGAAGGATCCGGTCCTCGCCGCCGACCTGGTCCGCCAGGCGCACGAGGCGTCCGAGCGGGCCGTCGCCGATCTGCGCGACGTCGCCTGGCGGGTGTATCCGACCGTGCTCGACCACCTCGGCCTGCGCGACGTGATCGCCGACGTGGCCGAGCGCTCGAGCATCCCGGTCAACCTGCGGTACGACCTGACCGAGCGCCCACCGACTTCGGTCGAGACCGTCGCGTACTTCGTCATCGCCGAGGCGGTGACGAACGCCGCGAAACACTCCGGCGCCCACACGATCGAGATCGAGGTCGGCCGCTCCTCCCCCGACGGCGACCGCATCCTGGTCGTGGTGACCGACGACGGCCGCGGCGGCGCCGATCCGGGCGGGCGCGGGCTCGGCGGACTGGCCGGTCGGGTCGCGGCCGTCGACGGAACCTTCCAGGTCCAGAGCCCACCCGGTGGGCCCACCGTTGTCCGAGTGGAGTTGCCGTGCGTCTGA
- a CDS encoding DedA family protein produces the protein MNPMNQVMMSALAQSTQEPTGGVAGWAIDLMEKLGAPGAGLAVALENLFPPLPSEVILPLAGFAANRGDLGLVSAIVFTTLGSVVGALALYGVGGVLGRDRTRALAARLPLMKLEDVDKAEAWFVKHGPKAVLIGRVVPIVRSLISVPAGVERMSVPLFLALTAIGSLIWNSALITAGYALGEKWHVVESSVGYFQYAVLAAAIALVTWFVVVKVRARRSNGEKVN, from the coding sequence ATGAATCCGATGAATCAGGTGATGATGTCCGCACTGGCGCAGAGCACGCAGGAGCCGACCGGGGGAGTGGCCGGATGGGCCATCGACCTGATGGAGAAACTGGGCGCTCCCGGCGCCGGCCTGGCGGTCGCGTTGGAGAACCTGTTCCCACCGCTGCCCAGTGAGGTGATCCTGCCGCTGGCCGGGTTCGCGGCGAACCGGGGCGACCTCGGTCTGGTCAGCGCGATCGTCTTCACCACCCTGGGCTCGGTCGTCGGCGCGCTCGCGCTGTACGGCGTTGGCGGTGTGCTCGGCCGGGACCGGACCAGGGCGCTCGCCGCGCGCCTGCCGCTGATGAAGCTCGAGGACGTGGACAAGGCGGAGGCCTGGTTCGTCAAGCACGGCCCGAAGGCGGTGCTGATCGGCCGGGTGGTGCCGATCGTCCGCAGCCTGATCTCGGTGCCCGCCGGGGTCGAGCGGATGTCGGTACCACTGTTCCTCGCCCTCACGGCGATCGGCAGCCTGATCTGGAACTCCGCGCTGATCACCGCGGGTTACGCACTCGGCGAGAAGTGGCACGTGGTGGAGTCGTCGGTCGGCTACTTCCAGTACGCCGTGCTGGCGGCCGCGATCGCGTTGGTGACCTGGTTCGTGGTGGTCAAGGTCCGGGCCCGCCGTTCGAATGGTGAGAAAGTCAACTAG
- a CDS encoding NADPH-dependent FMN reductase, with protein MPSAAFEPRIVPDPPAWPQSVVTVVGNPRAGSRTAAAAASVAELLASELGAPYRIDELLDLVTFAPAIFLGDEAGEEQRAALESAVDLVSSASVIVVATPVYKGSYTGLLKSFLDVLRPQALEGAVVVPVTVSAAPSHRLLADQHLRPVLAELGATVPVPGVALEERDLEDLQVVVSDWLRQNAGIVQATTIALQPVAEPTPAG; from the coding sequence ATGCCCTCAGCCGCCTTCGAGCCGCGCATCGTGCCGGATCCACCGGCCTGGCCACAATCCGTCGTCACCGTCGTGGGGAATCCGCGCGCCGGATCCCGGACCGCGGCCGCCGCCGCGTCGGTCGCCGAACTGCTGGCGTCCGAGCTCGGTGCGCCGTACCGGATCGACGAGTTGCTGGACCTGGTCACGTTCGCGCCGGCGATCTTCCTCGGCGACGAGGCGGGGGAGGAGCAGCGGGCCGCGTTGGAGAGCGCGGTCGACCTGGTCTCGTCCGCGTCGGTGATCGTCGTGGCCACACCGGTCTACAAGGGCAGTTACACCGGGCTGCTGAAGAGCTTCCTCGATGTGCTGCGGCCGCAGGCGCTGGAGGGTGCCGTGGTGGTGCCGGTGACGGTGTCGGCGGCGCCCTCGCACAGGCTGCTCGCGGATCAGCATCTGCGGCCGGTGCTCGCGGAGTTGGGAGCGACGGTTCCGGTGCCCGGCGTGGCGCTCGAGGAGCGTGATCTCGAGGACCTGCAGGTCGTGGTGTCCGACTGGCTGCGGCAGAACGCGGGCATCGTGCAGGCGACGACGATCGCCCTGCAGCCCGTCGCGGAACCGACCCCCGCGGGGTAA
- a CDS encoding FtsX-like permease family protein: MMRLAVRTLRFRKGGFVATFVAVVFGTAIVLACGGLMETGIRSNVPPERLAAAPLVVTAKQSHLKPGAEDGTPLVERAGIPSSAVAALRGVEGVTAVVPDLTFTARPLVGDGGSSVAPTGEGHAWTSARLAPYKLTSGHPPTAPGDVVVDATTARTAHLGTGDRVTLLIGGEPKSFTVSGVADGPAGHSFFSPAEAAKLSPHPGTYSALGLMVAPGKDLETVRKAVERTVRAAGASELGDLTVLAGIDRGLAEHLEASTQREALIAIAGSFGGIATLTMMFVVASTLALSAQHREREFALLRGIGTTPGQVRRMILGESLLVSLPAVLIGLMPGWLLGRFLFDQLAAHGVASDVIEFRQGWIPFAAGAGAAVLAAIGAALIAARRSAKIKPVQALLEAGLQRRWFGWIRLFFGLIALGGGTALVIVTGTVMTGPLAGATAGPAVLCWAIGIALLGPFWTKLTLGLIRWPLYAVSRVNGRLAIRNVTARSVAMSAAVMPVMLAVGISTANLYMQTTQLQASERAFTEGLRADAVLVSSADGLAPSVLDEVRRTPRVASASAFVTSVGVIDEPRNAPFDEEGAPLQGVSAQDSSGTAPVRLTAGSLEHLTGSTVALPDRVAAKIDRGVGSTITMTLGDGSSVDLRVVATYAATPGYESIVLPAELLAAHTTSGLAPQILVRFASGADPVPTLAKLAATHPGVQLADRDTLVAANSADLKTQAWVNYLLVGLLIGYTGVSVVNTLVSATIRRRREFALQRLTGATRTQILRMLSSEGVLITFAGILLGTLTALATLIPFSNAVAGTAMPSGPWWIYLVIIGAAALLVFFSTLVPATTVLRRAPAESTNRPD, encoded by the coding sequence ATGATGCGGCTCGCCGTCCGCACCTTGCGCTTCCGCAAGGGCGGCTTCGTCGCCACGTTCGTCGCGGTCGTCTTCGGCACCGCGATCGTGCTCGCCTGCGGCGGCCTGATGGAGACCGGCATCCGCTCCAACGTCCCACCTGAACGCCTCGCCGCCGCTCCCCTGGTGGTCACCGCCAAGCAGTCCCACCTCAAGCCGGGCGCCGAGGACGGGACTCCGCTGGTCGAACGGGCCGGCATTCCGTCGTCCGCCGTCGCCGCCCTCCGCGGAGTCGAAGGCGTCACCGCGGTCGTTCCCGACCTCACCTTCACCGCCCGCCCGCTCGTCGGTGACGGCGGGTCGAGTGTTGCTCCGACGGGTGAGGGACACGCCTGGACCTCCGCGCGTCTCGCCCCGTACAAGCTGACGTCCGGCCACCCGCCGACCGCTCCCGGCGACGTCGTCGTGGACGCGACCACGGCCCGCACCGCGCACCTCGGTACCGGCGATCGCGTCACCCTGCTCATCGGCGGCGAGCCGAAATCGTTCACCGTCTCGGGCGTCGCCGACGGTCCGGCCGGGCACAGCTTCTTCTCGCCCGCCGAGGCCGCCAAGCTCTCGCCGCATCCCGGCACGTACTCAGCGCTCGGCCTCATGGTTGCTCCTGGCAAGGACCTTGAAACGGTCCGGAAGGCGGTCGAGCGTACCGTCCGTGCCGCCGGCGCCTCCGAGCTCGGCGACCTCACCGTGCTCGCCGGGATCGATCGCGGCCTGGCCGAACACCTCGAGGCCTCGACCCAGCGGGAGGCGCTGATCGCGATCGCCGGTTCGTTCGGCGGGATCGCGACCCTGACGATGATGTTCGTCGTCGCCTCCACGCTCGCGCTGTCCGCCCAGCACCGCGAACGCGAGTTCGCCCTGCTCCGCGGTATCGGCACCACGCCCGGCCAGGTCCGCCGGATGATCCTCGGCGAATCCCTGCTCGTCTCCTTGCCCGCGGTCCTGATCGGCCTGATGCCCGGGTGGTTGCTCGGCCGCTTCCTGTTCGACCAACTCGCCGCGCACGGCGTCGCGTCGGACGTGATCGAGTTCCGCCAGGGCTGGATCCCGTTCGCGGCCGGTGCGGGCGCCGCTGTCCTGGCCGCGATCGGCGCCGCCCTCATCGCCGCGCGGAGATCCGCCAAGATCAAGCCGGTCCAGGCCCTGCTCGAAGCCGGACTGCAGCGCAGGTGGTTCGGCTGGATCCGCCTGTTCTTCGGCCTGATCGCGCTGGGCGGCGGCACCGCGCTCGTCATCGTCACCGGCACCGTGATGACCGGCCCGCTCGCCGGCGCCACCGCGGGACCCGCTGTCCTCTGCTGGGCGATCGGGATCGCGTTGCTCGGACCGTTCTGGACCAAGCTCACCCTCGGCCTGATCCGCTGGCCGCTGTACGCGGTGAGCCGGGTCAACGGCCGCCTCGCGATCCGCAACGTCACGGCGCGATCGGTGGCGATGTCGGCCGCCGTCATGCCGGTCATGCTCGCCGTCGGCATCTCCACGGCGAACCTCTACATGCAAACCACCCAGCTACAGGCCTCCGAGCGCGCGTTCACCGAGGGCCTCCGCGCCGACGCGGTCCTGGTCTCCTCCGCCGACGGCCTCGCCCCCTCGGTGCTGGACGAGGTCCGCCGTACTCCGCGGGTGGCGAGCGCGTCCGCCTTCGTCACCAGCGTGGGCGTCATCGACGAACCACGGAACGCACCCTTCGACGAAGAAGGCGCCCCGCTCCAAGGCGTCTCCGCGCAGGACTCGTCCGGCACCGCGCCCGTCCGGCTGACCGCCGGTTCGCTGGAGCACCTCACCGGGTCCACGGTGGCGCTACCGGATCGCGTCGCCGCGAAGATCGATCGCGGGGTCGGCTCGACCATCACGATGACGCTGGGCGACGGCTCCTCGGTCGACCTGCGCGTGGTCGCAACGTATGCGGCGACTCCCGGGTACGAGAGCATCGTGCTCCCCGCCGAACTGCTCGCCGCCCACACGACGAGCGGGCTGGCTCCGCAGATCCTGGTCCGGTTCGCGTCGGGAGCCGACCCGGTGCCCACGCTCGCCAAGCTGGCCGCGACGCATCCCGGTGTACAACTGGCCGACCGGGACACGCTGGTCGCCGCGAACAGCGCGGACCTGAAGACGCAGGCGTGGGTGAACTACCTGCTCGTCGGCCTGCTGATCGGGTACACCGGCGTCTCGGTGGTCAACACGTTGGTGTCGGCAACCATCCGGCGGCGGCGCGAGTTCGCCCTGCAGCGACTCACCGGCGCCACCCGGACCCAGATCCTCCGGATGCTCAGCTCCGAGGGCGTGCTGATCACGTTCGCCGGCATCCTGCTCGGCACCCTGACCGCGCTGGCGACGCTCATCCCGTTCAGCAACGCGGTCGCCGGCACCGCCATGCCGTCCGGTCCCTGGTGGATCTACCTGGTGATCATCGGAGCAGCAGCACTCCTGGTCTTCTTCTCCACCCTGGTCCCGGCCACCACAGTCCTCCGCCGAGCCCCCGCCGAATCCACCAACCGCCCCGACTGA
- a CDS encoding ABC transporter ATP-binding protein, producing the protein MRRKQDPIQSSPNSVLLQDVRRVYGRGGNAVVALDGISIAFERGSFTAVMGPSGSGKSTFLHCAAGLDRPTSGAMFIDDQPLAGLKEKQLTELRRERIGFVFQSFNLLPALTVWQNVTLPQELDGRRPNRAAVRTVLDRVGLGDRHKHRPGELSGGQQQRVAIARALVTRPAVIFADEPTGALDTQTAADVLELLREPVRSQGETVVMVTHDPVAASYADQVVFLADGRLAGQLVAPTAEEVADRMTHLGARSGSGTPGSAGTSVLSRAGVGR; encoded by the coding sequence ATGAGGCGCAAGCAGGACCCCATCCAGAGCAGCCCGAACTCCGTGCTGCTGCAGGACGTTCGCCGCGTGTACGGGCGCGGTGGCAACGCCGTGGTCGCGCTCGACGGGATCAGTATCGCGTTCGAACGCGGCTCCTTCACCGCGGTGATGGGTCCGTCCGGTTCGGGCAAGAGCACCTTCCTGCACTGCGCGGCCGGGCTCGACCGGCCGACGTCCGGCGCCATGTTCATCGACGACCAGCCACTGGCCGGGCTCAAGGAGAAGCAGCTCACCGAGTTGCGCCGCGAACGCATCGGCTTCGTGTTCCAGTCGTTCAACTTGTTGCCGGCGCTGACGGTCTGGCAGAACGTCACCCTGCCGCAGGAGCTCGACGGCCGCCGCCCGAACCGCGCCGCGGTACGCACCGTCCTGGATCGCGTCGGCCTCGGCGATCGGCACAAGCACCGGCCCGGCGAGCTCTCCGGCGGACAGCAGCAACGCGTCGCCATCGCCCGCGCCCTCGTCACTCGCCCCGCCGTCATCTTCGCCGACGAACCGACCGGCGCCCTCGACACGCAGACCGCGGCCGACGTGCTCGAACTGCTCCGCGAGCCGGTTCGCAGCCAAGGGGAGACGGTCGTGATGGTCACCCACGATCCGGTCGCCGCGTCGTACGCCGACCAGGTCGTCTTCCTCGCCGACGGCCGGCTGGCCGGGCAGCTGGTGGCACCGACGGCCGAGGAGGTCGCCGACCGGATGACCCACCTCGGCGCACGGTCCGGATCCGGTACGCCCGGGTCGGCTGGGACCTCGGTGCTGAGCCGGGCGGGAGTGGGTCGATGA
- a CDS encoding TetR/AcrR family transcriptional regulator, whose amino-acid sequence MPKVTDEHRLARRQQIVRAARACVTEQGFHKTTMADVIRASGLSAGAVYGYFKSKEELIAAIADDGLSTVDQLFDGILAEPGPLSLTETMRKILEYVVGIADAPNEDVTRVALQAWAEALHNPTIAATAREKYTMLRNHYVDVVRRAQTDGTLDPDADPEYVAQALFSLLPGFILQRLLLGDVTPDSYLAGLAALLPGPASRTAGK is encoded by the coding sequence ATGCCCAAGGTCACCGATGAACACCGGCTCGCCCGCCGCCAGCAGATCGTCAGGGCCGCGCGCGCCTGCGTGACCGAGCAGGGCTTCCACAAGACGACGATGGCGGACGTGATCCGCGCGTCCGGGCTGTCGGCGGGCGCGGTCTACGGCTACTTCAAGAGCAAGGAGGAGCTGATCGCCGCGATCGCCGACGACGGGTTGAGCACGGTCGACCAGCTGTTCGACGGGATCCTGGCCGAGCCTGGGCCGCTGTCCTTGACGGAGACGATGCGCAAGATCCTCGAGTACGTCGTCGGGATCGCGGACGCGCCGAACGAGGACGTCACCCGGGTCGCACTGCAGGCCTGGGCGGAGGCGCTCCACAATCCGACCATCGCGGCGACCGCGCGCGAGAAGTACACGATGCTGCGCAACCACTACGTCGACGTGGTCCGCCGCGCGCAGACCGACGGCACGCTGGACCCGGACGCCGACCCGGAGTACGTCGCCCAGGCTCTGTTCAGTCTGCTGCCGGGGTTCATCCTGCAGCGGCTGCTGCTCGGCGACGTCACGCCGGATTCGTACCTGGCCGGCCTTGCCGCGCTGCTGCCCGGGCCCGCTTCCCGGACCGCCGGGAAGTAA
- a CDS encoding ABC transporter permease, translating into MSEQTVAEDRRRPPVAVVVLLLTALLTVLLIAFAWPAARSQPRDLPLGIAGPPQAVTQLTSSLDQAMPGGFEIKAYADRAAAVRAIENRDVYGAIVADPQTPEVLTASAGGPAVAQILTQLAGRIGAQQGVAPKVTDVVPLPADDPRGTGLAAGALPLVIGGIAAAGMLTQLVRGGGRRMAGALAFAVTGGLALAAVLQFWLGSFEGSYWANSGVIALSIAAISLTLLGLEWLIGTAGLALGAATMMLLGNPLSGMTSAPEMLPGGWGALGQLLPPGAGGTALRSVGFFDGAGAGRPLLVLGCWLVLGLLLCAAGAGRDRTRRAVPARPEASPVTV; encoded by the coding sequence ATGTCCGAGCAAACCGTCGCCGAGGACCGCCGCCGTCCGCCCGTGGCGGTGGTCGTCCTGCTGCTCACCGCGTTGCTGACGGTGCTGCTGATCGCGTTCGCCTGGCCGGCCGCCCGGTCGCAACCCCGCGACCTCCCGCTGGGAATCGCGGGTCCGCCGCAGGCCGTCACGCAACTGACCTCCTCGCTCGACCAGGCGATGCCCGGCGGCTTCGAGATCAAGGCGTACGCCGATCGGGCCGCCGCGGTCCGCGCCATCGAGAACCGGGACGTGTACGGCGCGATCGTGGCGGACCCGCAGACGCCCGAGGTGCTGACCGCTTCGGCCGGCGGTCCCGCGGTGGCGCAGATCCTCACCCAGCTGGCGGGCCGCATCGGCGCGCAGCAGGGGGTCGCGCCGAAGGTCACCGACGTCGTGCCGCTGCCGGCCGACGACCCGCGCGGTACCGGTCTTGCGGCGGGCGCGTTGCCGCTCGTCATCGGAGGGATCGCGGCCGCGGGCATGCTGACCCAGTTGGTGCGCGGTGGTGGCCGCCGGATGGCCGGGGCGCTTGCGTTCGCGGTGACCGGCGGGCTGGCGCTGGCGGCGGTGCTGCAGTTCTGGCTCGGTTCGTTCGAGGGCAGCTACTGGGCGAACTCCGGGGTGATCGCGTTGTCGATCGCGGCCATCAGCCTGACCCTGCTCGGCCTGGAGTGGCTGATCGGTACCGCGGGGCTCGCGCTCGGTGCGGCGACGATGATGCTGCTCGGGAACCCGCTGTCCGGGATGACAAGCGCGCCCGAGATGCTGCCGGGCGGCTGGGGCGCTCTCGGCCAACTGCTCCCGCCCGGCGCCGGTGGTACCGCGTTGCGCTCGGTCGGCTTCTTCGACGGAGCCGGGGCCGGACGTCCCCTCCTGGTCCTCGGTTGCTGGCTGGTTCTCGGATTGCTGCTGTGCGCGGCCGGAGCCGGCCGCGACCGCACGCGGCGCGCGGTACCAGCCCGTCCGGAGGCTTCGCCCGTGACCGTTTGA